GGGTCTCATATTTGGGCAGGGTAGGGCGGTAGCTGGTGCGGCTATGGAAGTCCCCCGCCAGTTGGGCCACCTCGGTCAAGGCTCGGACCAGGGACTTGGTGGGGTCGGTGGTGGTGCCCGCGGCAAAGACGATCTCGCTATCGGCAGGGAAGGTGGATGGGTCGTAGGCCAGAGCCGCCACCGTGGGAATGCCGGTGTCCATGGAAAAATCCCGCAGGTGCAGGACGATGCCGTTTTTCTTAAATTTCTCCAGCAGCTCCCGGGCCGCGGGGTCGGTGACCGAATCGGGGTCGATGATGGGGGTGGGGACGCGGTCGTGGCTGATGATCGAACCCACGTGGCGCTCCACCACTTCGCATAAGCCCTGGAGGATGGCTTCTTCCAGGCAGTTACCCGCGGCCGGGCCGTTGTATTCTTCGATCAGGTAAAACCAGTGGATGGGCAGATAGACCGCTTCGTCCCGGGTCAGGTTGGTGGCGGGCACGAAATACAGCGGCCAGTCTTCATAGAGCCGGGCCGCGGTTGCGGCTTCGGGGGTTTCGTCAAACAGGGAGCGGGCCAGATAAGAGAAGGGCAGGGCCTGGCCCTTAAGGTCACGGGGGGTGCCCAAATCCAGGGGGCCTGCTTCGATATAGGCGAAGAAGCTGAAGCGTTCAACCAATTCCATGAGGGCGCTGGCCTCGGCCTGGACCGGGGTGGCTCCTTTGCCCATCTGCTTGTGAGTGGGCACCACCCGGCGGGCGTCTACGTCCAGGAGGCTGAGGTAGACGGGGATGTCCAGGCGGCCGGAGTCGATACGCATAGTCTCCTGAAGGAGCTTCAGGTCCAGATGCGCCAAGCGGTCTCGCACCCGGCGGACGGTTTCCTCCGGGGTCAGGAGCTTGTCTTGATCGAAAGTGTAGCCTTTGAGGGCGTCGGTGAGGCGCAGGGCTTCAAGCATGAGTCATAATCTCCTGCCGGAAATTATGACTTTGTTGAGGGATTTATGCAATGCGGAGGGAAGGATAGAAAAATTAAGGGATGCATTCTGAAGATTGAATCATGTCAGTGTTTCGTCTGCATTTTTAAGAGCAAGCTCGCATCGGCCAATCGACGTAATTGCCGGTTATGTATCCTTACCAGCAGCAGTTGAGATACGATGGAGCCCAGGAAACAAAGAAACATGTCCTTCTGCGTGTCCCACCTGTCGCCCTGGAAACCAAGAAAGGCATCGCGTCCCGAACTGGTAAGAACGGCTGCCCACCACTCGATAACCTCTACAAAGGCGCTGGCGGCCAGGCAGACCGAGACTGCCAGGAAGAAAAGCATCTTCCCGGGTAGCAAGGGCGTTTTGCGCAGCAAGATTTCCCGGGCCACGATAGCGGGCACAAACCCCTGGGTAAAATGGATCAAGCGGTCGAAATTGTTACGTTTATGAGAAAGGGTGTCACGCAGCCAATCGAACAAAGGCACTTGCGAATACGTATAATGGGCGCCGATCAACACCATGACGGCAAAAGCCCAAATCAATACATAAGCCAGACGGGTACAGGGAAAACGGTGGTAAGTGAGCAGCAGCAGGATAAGGGCGATAATTGCCGGAGATGCGTCCAGAAACCAGATTAACCGGTTTCGGGGGTCGATGAATGACCAGATGAAGACCCCCGATAAGCTGAGAAGCAAAAAAGTAAAAAAAACTCGATTATTTTTCATGGCTCCAGAAATGGGCACAATGGAGGATGCATATTGGCTTAAATTTGGTCACTATATCAGACTTTTAGGAGAGAGCAAAGCTAAACCCGAGATGGGTCACCAGGTTAACGGCGGGTCACTTGAGGACAGGCGGTGCCCAAGCAGAGCTTGGGCGGAAAGTGGCGTTCCCAAGCTGGAGCTTGGGAACGAGGGTGAAAATCCCCCCTAACCCCGCTTTGCCAAAGGGGGGAACTATAAGGAATTACTTTGAAAAATCGCCATTTTACCAAAGGGGGACTTGCCTTCGCAGGGTTACGAGCCGGTCTCCTGGCCAGCGCCCAAGTAGGCTGCCTGGAGCCGAGGGTGGGCCAGGAGGTCGACCCCGGAGCCGGCCAGCACTACCCGGCCGGTTTCCAGGACGTAGCCGTGGTGGGCAATCTGCAAGGCTGCGGCGGCGTTTTGCTCCACCAGAAGGATGGTGACGCCCTGCTGGTTGAGGAGGGTAATGATCTGAAACACCTCTTTGACTAACAACGGCGCCAGCCCCAGAGAGGGTTCGTCCAGGAGCAGAAGCTGCGGCCGGGACATCAAGGCTCGTCCTAAGGCCAGCATCTGTTGCTCGCCGCCGGAGAGGGTGCCCGCGGCCTGGTTGCGCCGTTCCGCCAACCGGGGGAAGGTGTCGTAGAGCAGGCCCAGGTCCCGGCCCAGGTTCTCTTGATCCCGCCTAAAATAGGCTCCCAGGAGCAGGTTTTCGTAAACGGTGAGATTGGTGAAGATGCGGCGGCCTTCCGGCGCCATACTGATGCCGGCCTGGATGATCTCGTGGGTGGGACGTCCCTGGATGTCCCGCCCGGCAAAGACAATGCGGCCCGCCCGCGGCGTTTCCAGGCCGGTGATGGCCCGGAGCGTGCTGGTCTTTCCCGAGCCGTTGGCCCCCAGGAGGGTCACGATGCGCCCCTTAGGCACGCACAGACTTACCCCGTCCAGGGCCGTGATAGCCCCGTAGGAGACTTGGAGGTCGTAGATTTCCAGCATGTTGGTCAGCAATCAGCAGTCATCGGTCAGCAGTCAGCAAAAAAACTTAGTCAGCAGTTAACTGTCAGTAGATAGCAATTAGCAAAAAAACAAAATCAGAATTTAGGCTGATAACGGATATATACTCATTGCCAAAAGAGCCTCATGAACCTATCTCCGTGCGGGTCATTTTGAGAGAGCGAAGCAACCGAAGAATCTCATAACTACTCGAAAATACGAGATCCTTCGCTTCACTCAGGATGACAAGATGGCTTTTTGCAAGAGCCTCCTTTGGCAATCGCTATAAGTTATTGGTGCGCAGGACGCACCCTACGGGAGACTGGTCGTAACCGAAACGCGACATTTTGCTTTTACT
The sequence above is a segment of the Desulfobaccales bacterium genome. Coding sequences within it:
- a CDS encoding YcaO-like family protein; the encoded protein is MLEALRLTDALKGYTFDQDKLLTPEETVRRVRDRLAHLDLKLLQETMRIDSGRLDIPVYLSLLDVDARRVVPTHKQMGKGATPVQAEASALMELVERFSFFAYIEAGPLDLGTPRDLKGQALPFSYLARSLFDETPEAATAARLYEDWPLYFVPATNLTRDEAVYLPIHWFYLIEEYNGPAAGNCLEEAILQGLCEVVERHVGSIISHDRVPTPIIDPDSVTDPAARELLEKFKKNGIVLHLRDFSMDTGIPTVAALAYDPSTFPADSEIVFAAGTTTDPTKSLVRALTEVAQLAGDFHSRTSYRPTLPKYETLEDAAYLMAPGPVIPLDSLPNLSRPNLKDEIQLCLTALSRLGLEVLVVNTTHPRVNLPTVYVLVPGTHFLDRTRNTTVIFHLAKVAALYAPPLMALAALAELDAAFPQRFDVNFFLGLALENQDRAHEALVHFRLAMEFDPPAHEIPSIYVHLGACQKDLGNFQEAAQAFTQAVALSPDLKEAHHLLGFCCFKLEDYQQAVECFEKVIDLDPGSAIDYANLGINLQRLGHPKEAAYVLKQALELDPTLDFAAQALADLAG
- a CDS encoding DUF2238 domain-containing protein; this encodes MKNNRVFFTFLLLSLSGVFIWSFIDPRNRLIWFLDASPAIIALILLLLTYHRFPCTRLAYVLIWAFAVMVLIGAHYTYSQVPLFDWLRDTLSHKRNNFDRLIHFTQGFVPAIVAREILLRKTPLLPGKMLFFLAVSVCLAASAFVEVIEWWAAVLTSSGRDAFLGFQGDRWDTQKDMFLCFLGSIVSQLLLVRIHNRQLRRLADASLLLKMQTKH
- a CDS encoding ABC transporter ATP-binding protein — encoded protein: MLEIYDLQVSYGAITALDGVSLCVPKGRIVTLLGANGSGKTSTLRAITGLETPRAGRIVFAGRDIQGRPTHEIIQAGISMAPEGRRIFTNLTVYENLLLGAYFRRDQENLGRDLGLLYDTFPRLAERRNQAAGTLSGGEQQMLALGRALMSRPQLLLLDEPSLGLAPLLVKEVFQIITLLNQQGVTILLVEQNAAAALQIAHHGYVLETGRVVLAGSGVDLLAHPRLQAAYLGAGQETGS